In one window of Microbacterium sp. PM5 DNA:
- a CDS encoding response regulator transcription factor — protein MVSVEDRAGGIRIVLADDQAMLRGALAALLDLEPDMRVVGVAGDGDEALRIVEAERPDVCLMDIQMPGRDGIEATLAIRAASPHTRVLIVTTFARPGYLRAALDAGAAGFVVKDASVEHLADAVRRVHAGLRVVDPQLAEASLFDGANPLSERERQILRLAADGRDAPAIAAEVYLSAGTVRNNLSAAIGKLGASNRAQAVRIAQDKGWL, from the coding sequence GTGGTGAGCGTCGAAGATCGGGCCGGGGGCATTCGGATCGTCCTCGCCGACGACCAGGCGATGCTCCGCGGGGCTCTGGCTGCGCTGCTCGATCTCGAGCCGGACATGAGGGTGGTCGGTGTCGCCGGCGACGGCGACGAGGCCCTTCGCATCGTCGAGGCCGAGCGGCCCGATGTCTGTCTCATGGACATCCAGATGCCCGGTCGGGACGGGATCGAGGCGACCCTGGCGATCCGTGCGGCCAGCCCGCACACGCGGGTGCTCATCGTCACGACGTTCGCCCGACCGGGCTATCTTCGCGCCGCCTTGGATGCCGGGGCCGCCGGATTCGTCGTGAAAGACGCATCGGTCGAGCACCTCGCCGACGCGGTGAGGCGAGTGCATGCCGGGCTGCGGGTCGTCGACCCGCAGCTCGCCGAGGCGAGCCTGTTCGACGGCGCCAACCCGCTCAGCGAACGGGAGCGGCAGATCCTCCGCCTTGCCGCCGACGGTCGCGATGCCCCCGCCATCGCCGCAGAGGTGTACTTGTCGGCCGGCACGGTTCGCAACAACCTCTCCGCCGCGATCGGCAAGCTCGGCGCGTCGAACCGGGCTCAGGCTGTGCGGATCGCGCAGGACAAGGGGTGGCTGTAG
- a CDS encoding ABC transporter permease, which produces MAHALTISPTMLRVEALRQLRNPYTLAFTLAMPVGMYLLFGAGAAYGGMSAGHGNVRFYVMVSMAAYGAAVAMTSATSTAAVEAAQGWGRQLAMTPLRTAGYAATKLITALAAATLAVALVFVVGAATGAEASDGWRWAASAVLVLGGALLFGLYGLGMGLVFRSDGAATLASISLTFFGFFGNVFMPLDGTMLDIARFTPMYGVVALARWPLTDGVLTTGQTDQPWAIALNIVVWLVVFAALVGVGVKRSRARR; this is translated from the coding sequence ATGGCTCATGCGCTCACGATCTCGCCCACGATGCTGCGCGTGGAGGCGCTGCGTCAGCTGCGAAACCCCTACACGCTCGCCTTCACTCTCGCGATGCCGGTGGGGATGTACCTGCTGTTCGGTGCGGGCGCCGCCTATGGCGGGATGTCGGCCGGACACGGCAACGTCCGCTTCTACGTCATGGTGTCGATGGCGGCCTACGGTGCGGCGGTGGCGATGACCTCGGCGACGTCGACGGCGGCTGTCGAGGCGGCGCAGGGATGGGGACGCCAGCTGGCCATGACGCCGCTGCGCACCGCCGGGTACGCGGCGACAAAGCTGATCACCGCGCTGGCGGCGGCGACGCTCGCGGTGGCGCTCGTCTTCGTGGTCGGCGCCGCCACGGGAGCGGAGGCGTCGGACGGATGGCGCTGGGCCGCCTCTGCGGTTCTCGTTCTCGGCGGTGCGCTGCTGTTCGGGCTCTACGGGCTGGGGATGGGGCTCGTGTTCCGCTCGGACGGCGCGGCGACGCTCGCCTCGATCTCGCTGACCTTCTTCGGATTCTTCGGAAACGTCTTCATGCCGTTGGACGGCACGATGCTCGACATCGCCCGGTTCACACCGATGTACGGTGTGGTGGCGCTCGCGCGCTGGCCGCTCACCGACGGTGTCCTCACCACCGGTCAGACCGATCAGCCGTGGGCCATCGCCCTCAACATCGTCGTGTGGCTGGTCGTGTTCGCCGCGCTGGTCGGCGTCGGTGTGAAGCGCTCTCGCGCCCGTCGGTAG
- a CDS encoding Gfo/Idh/MocA family oxidoreductase, which translates to MSEKARWAVLGAGVITGDFLAALPHAEHGVLHAVGARDGIRAREFADRHGASVAGTYDEVLAREDVDAVYIGTVHTTHAELAHAALDAGKAVLCEKPLGISTAETEAVLDRAARAGLPLVEAFKYRFGPFAEQLRRLVSSGVIGELRSVDSTLGFAADAHEGRLFDPATAGGAILDVGCYPASLVVGLAAWAGIAHPPVIVDADGVVGAVDEQARATVAFGGFEARIATAITADLPRRAVVRGTEGELEIENVWGSRVVSTADAVLRRADGTVERIRTATISPMAAEADATILALRDGRTEAPEMPWAQTRTTARLLEDWRAALG; encoded by the coding sequence ATGAGCGAGAAAGCACGCTGGGCGGTACTGGGTGCCGGTGTCATCACGGGCGACTTCCTCGCGGCGCTGCCGCACGCGGAACACGGGGTTCTGCATGCGGTGGGAGCGCGCGACGGCATCCGGGCGCGTGAATTCGCCGACCGCCACGGCGCGTCGGTGGCCGGTACCTACGACGAGGTGCTGGCGCGCGAGGACGTGGACGCCGTGTACATCGGCACCGTCCACACGACGCACGCCGAGCTCGCGCACGCCGCCCTCGATGCGGGTAAAGCGGTGCTCTGCGAAAAGCCCCTCGGGATCTCGACGGCCGAGACCGAGGCCGTGCTCGACCGTGCGGCGCGGGCCGGGCTGCCGCTCGTCGAGGCGTTCAAGTACCGCTTCGGTCCGTTCGCAGAGCAGCTGCGCCGGCTCGTCTCCTCCGGCGTGATCGGCGAGCTGCGGTCGGTGGACTCCACGCTCGGGTTCGCCGCCGACGCTCATGAGGGGCGTCTGTTCGACCCGGCGACCGCCGGCGGTGCGATCCTCGATGTCGGGTGCTACCCGGCATCCCTCGTCGTGGGGCTGGCCGCGTGGGCGGGCATCGCCCACCCGCCCGTGATCGTGGACGCCGACGGTGTCGTGGGCGCCGTTGACGAGCAGGCCCGGGCCACGGTCGCGTTCGGCGGCTTCGAGGCGCGGATCGCGACGGCGATCACCGCCGATCTGCCCCGTCGTGCGGTGGTGCGCGGAACGGAGGGCGAGCTCGAGATCGAGAACGTGTGGGGCAGCCGCGTGGTCTCGACGGCAGACGCCGTGCTGCGTCGCGCCGACGGCACCGTCGAGCGGATCCGCACGGCGACGATCAGCCCGATGGCCGCCGAGGCGGATGCCACGATCCTGGCGCTGCGCGACGGCCGGACCGAGGCGCCCGAAATGCCGTGGGCGCAGACCCGCACGACCGCACGCCTGCTCGAGGACTGGCGGGCCGCGCTCGGCTGA
- a CDS encoding GTP pyrophosphokinase family protein, which produces MEAISQPLSISTDEGVATFSPEQLRMMRDEFQRFLLEYQFGLREVETKLGILRDEFLLMHDYNPIEHVSSRVKSADSLVDKITRKGVDPSFDAIRAAITDIAGIRVTTSFTKDAYRLFDLLTQQDDITVREVKDYIAHPKANGYKSLHVIVEVPVFLSSGRVDVAVEVQFRTIAMDFWASLEHKIYYKYAGAVPDGLLAELKEAADSASLLDARMERLHGQLHGPASAAIRAV; this is translated from the coding sequence ATGGAAGCGATTTCGCAGCCCCTGTCCATCTCGACCGACGAGGGGGTGGCGACCTTCTCCCCCGAGCAGCTGCGGATGATGCGCGACGAGTTCCAGCGTTTCCTGCTCGAGTACCAGTTCGGCCTGCGGGAGGTCGAGACCAAGCTCGGCATCCTCCGCGACGAATTCCTGCTGATGCACGACTACAACCCGATCGAGCACGTCTCCAGTCGGGTGAAGTCGGCCGACAGCCTCGTCGACAAGATCACGCGCAAGGGTGTCGATCCCAGCTTCGACGCGATCCGCGCGGCCATCACCGACATCGCCGGCATCCGGGTGACGACGAGCTTCACGAAGGACGCCTACCGCCTGTTCGACCTGCTCACCCAGCAGGACGACATCACCGTGCGCGAGGTGAAGGACTACATCGCCCACCCGAAGGCCAACGGCTACAAGAGTCTGCACGTGATCGTCGAGGTCCCCGTGTTCCTCTCGTCGGGGCGCGTCGACGTCGCCGTCGAGGTGCAGTTCCGCACGATCGCGATGGATTTCTGGGCGAGCCTGGAGCACAAGATCTACTACAAGTACGCCGGCGCGGTTCCCGACGGACTGCTCGCCGAACTCAAAGAGGCAGCCGACTCGGCATCCCTGCTGGATGCCCGCATGGAACGCCTGCACGGACAGCTGCACGGTCCGGCCTCTGCGGCGATCCGAGCCGTCTGA
- a CDS encoding sensor histidine kinase, whose amino-acid sequence MSREAGRVRERGPDSVWERYGWVMAVVWLVFLIYPILGLLRSAADAGWIVTGWVALVAFVLIYIAAFLNGMSGDGGGLLTPPRPIQWVAFGALIVCAALTIPAVSGNALSFVPFVMSFASYGLTRPAHWATVAGGIGVAAATVILLPDGVDYVAVLAIIVLLATVNTVTTALIVRSVQAQQLEVELATSEGREAVARDVHDLIGHSLTVVRVKAQLARRLIATDPERADAELADIEALTAEALSGVRETVAGIRSATLADELATSRDVLRAAGVGFVVHGDAEALSPAQALTASWILREATTNVLRHASASAVSVRIRPGGLVVADDGRGIRGPEGNGVRGMRERAAMSGARLSITAAGAGGTSVEVTW is encoded by the coding sequence ATGAGTCGCGAGGCAGGGCGCGTGCGGGAGCGGGGCCCCGACTCGGTCTGGGAACGCTACGGCTGGGTCATGGCCGTCGTGTGGCTCGTCTTCCTCATCTACCCGATTCTCGGCCTGCTGCGATCGGCCGCCGATGCCGGCTGGATCGTGACAGGCTGGGTCGCGCTCGTCGCCTTCGTGCTCATCTACATCGCAGCCTTCCTCAACGGCATGAGCGGCGACGGCGGGGGGCTGCTCACGCCGCCGAGGCCGATCCAGTGGGTGGCGTTCGGCGCGCTGATCGTGTGCGCCGCGCTCACCATCCCCGCGGTGTCGGGCAACGCGCTGAGTTTCGTTCCGTTCGTCATGTCGTTCGCGTCCTACGGCCTCACCCGTCCGGCCCACTGGGCGACGGTCGCGGGCGGAATCGGCGTCGCGGCGGCGACGGTGATTCTGCTGCCGGATGGCGTCGATTACGTGGCGGTGCTCGCGATCATCGTGCTTCTGGCGACCGTCAACACCGTCACGACGGCGCTCATCGTCCGCTCCGTGCAGGCGCAGCAGCTCGAAGTCGAGCTCGCGACGAGCGAGGGACGGGAGGCCGTCGCGCGCGACGTGCATGACTTGATCGGCCATTCACTGACCGTCGTGCGCGTCAAAGCGCAGCTCGCGCGACGGCTCATCGCCACCGATCCCGAGCGCGCCGACGCCGAGCTCGCCGACATCGAGGCTCTCACCGCGGAGGCGCTGTCGGGGGTGCGTGAGACCGTCGCCGGCATCCGCAGTGCGACGCTCGCCGACGAGCTGGCGACCAGTCGCGACGTGCTGCGCGCCGCGGGCGTCGGGTTCGTCGTGCACGGGGATGCCGAGGCGCTCTCGCCCGCACAGGCCCTCACGGCGAGCTGGATCCTCCGGGAGGCGACGACGAACGTGCTTCGCCACGCCTCCGCCTCCGCCGTGTCGGTCCGTATCCGTCCGGGCGGCCTCGTCGTGGCCGACGACGGGCGCGGCATACGCGGACCCGAGGGCAACGGTGTGCGGGGGATGCGGGAGCGCGCCGCCATGTCGGGGGCGCGGTTGTCGATCACGGCCGCAGGTGCGGGCGGCACGAGCGTGGAGGTGACGTGGTGA
- a CDS encoding ABC transporter ATP-binding protein, whose translation MTTARAATLTSVVLRLDALERSFGLGERTVRAVDGIDLTVRQGEIVALLGPNGAGKTTTLDMLLGLVEPTAGTVRVLGQRAADAAASGRIAAVLQTGGLLGDITVRESVEVIASLHGRAALQRVPEVMRQTALEPLARRRVSKCSGGEQQRVRFALALVADPEILVLDEPTAGMDVTARQRFWDVMRAQADAGRTIVFATHYLEEAEHFAQRTVVMHRGRIVADAPTAQLRASLGARTVAATLPADGAAALVGVLAVTNGVTDLREDGGRVHLRAVDADAAAFALLRAGAHDLEVTAPTLETAFTALTED comes from the coding sequence GTGACCACCGCACGCGCCGCCACCCTCACATCCGTCGTCCTTCGCCTCGATGCTCTGGAGCGCTCCTTCGGTCTCGGCGAGCGCACCGTGCGCGCGGTCGACGGCATCGACCTCACCGTCCGCCAGGGCGAGATCGTGGCCCTGCTGGGACCCAACGGCGCCGGCAAGACCACGACCCTCGACATGCTGCTCGGGCTGGTCGAGCCCACCGCGGGCACGGTGCGGGTGCTCGGGCAGCGGGCGGCGGATGCCGCGGCATCCGGTCGCATCGCCGCCGTCCTGCAGACCGGAGGGCTGCTCGGCGACATCACGGTGCGTGAGAGCGTCGAGGTGATCGCCTCGCTGCACGGGCGTGCGGCCCTGCAACGAGTGCCGGAAGTGATGCGGCAGACGGCGTTGGAGCCGCTCGCCAGGCGTCGGGTGTCGAAGTGCTCCGGCGGTGAGCAGCAGCGGGTGCGCTTCGCGCTGGCGCTCGTGGCCGATCCCGAGATCCTCGTGCTCGATGAGCCGACCGCGGGCATGGACGTGACGGCGCGCCAGCGGTTCTGGGACGTGATGCGAGCGCAGGCGGATGCCGGGCGCACGATCGTCTTCGCCACCCACTACCTCGAAGAGGCGGAGCACTTCGCGCAACGCACCGTCGTGATGCACCGCGGGCGGATCGTCGCGGACGCTCCGACGGCGCAGCTGCGGGCGAGCCTCGGCGCCCGCACGGTGGCCGCGACCCTTCCCGCCGACGGCGCCGCGGCGCTGGTCGGCGTTCTCGCCGTGACGAACGGTGTCACCGACCTGCGCGAGGACGGCGGGCGCGTTCACCTGCGCGCCGTCGACGCCGATGCTGCGGCGTTCGCCCTGCTGCGCGCCGGCGCCCACGACCTCGAAGTGACGGCTCCCACGCTCGAAACCGCCTTCACGGCACTGACGGAGGACTGA
- a CDS encoding FUSC family protein: MSSCTPSPRFGARVRAEAAHVARSLATFGPARGRRWPLALQAGLAMAVPIVALAASGHADLALLSATGAFAVIYGGWLRPRERARVAPLLALVLWVCAAGGTLAAQGGVAFVLGGVLVTTIVVSALAGAVSLGPPGPVFFVLVFGLSAQITSRHGGARAVDPAVYLAVVAASGAFACLLVAVPLLLPRYRRERPRPRAELFPLQWSALAQTLTLRAAIVGVAGVAAAVVVDPARSYWIVCAGLAVVGLPVGRRDAATRGVHRTVGTVVGGALYLGLAFVPLPVWALGLLLGVLQFAIEMVVVRHYALALVFITPLVLLLIGAATGTAETLPLALERILDTLVGAAVGTAAALAVRLRAGD; this comes from the coding sequence ATGTCGTCGTGCACCCCGTCGCCCCGCTTCGGCGCCCGCGTGCGCGCGGAGGCGGCCCACGTCGCGCGGAGCCTTGCGACGTTCGGTCCCGCGCGCGGCCGGCGCTGGCCACTCGCGTTGCAGGCGGGACTCGCCATGGCAGTGCCGATCGTTGCGCTCGCGGCATCCGGCCACGCCGACCTCGCGCTCCTGTCGGCGACCGGGGCTTTCGCCGTGATCTACGGCGGCTGGCTGCGCCCTCGCGAGCGCGCCCGCGTCGCGCCGCTGTTGGCGCTGGTGCTGTGGGTGTGCGCCGCCGGCGGCACGCTGGCGGCGCAGGGCGGCGTTGCGTTCGTGCTCGGCGGGGTGCTGGTCACCACGATCGTCGTGTCGGCGCTGGCCGGTGCCGTCTCGCTCGGGCCACCCGGACCGGTGTTCTTCGTGCTGGTCTTCGGTCTGTCTGCGCAGATCACCTCGCGGCACGGCGGTGCGCGCGCCGTGGACCCGGCGGTCTACCTCGCCGTCGTCGCCGCGTCGGGCGCGTTCGCCTGCCTGCTGGTCGCGGTACCGCTGCTGTTGCCGCGGTACCGCCGCGAGCGGCCTCGACCGCGTGCGGAGCTCTTTCCGCTGCAGTGGTCGGCGCTCGCGCAGACCCTCACGCTGCGTGCGGCGATCGTGGGCGTCGCGGGCGTGGCCGCGGCGGTGGTCGTCGACCCGGCACGCTCGTACTGGATCGTCTGCGCGGGTCTGGCCGTGGTCGGGCTGCCGGTGGGGCGGCGGGATGCGGCGACGCGCGGCGTCCACCGCACCGTGGGCACCGTGGTCGGCGGCGCGCTGTATCTCGGGCTGGCATTCGTGCCGCTGCCCGTCTGGGCACTCGGGCTGCTGCTGGGCGTACTGCAGTTCGCGATCGAGATGGTCGTGGTGCGCCACTACGCGCTCGCACTGGTGTTCATCACGCCGCTCGTGCTGCTGCTGATCGGCGCGGCGACGGGTACGGCCGAGACGCTGCCGCTCGCTCTGGAGCGCATCCTCGACACGCTCGTCGGCGCTGCCGTGGGAACGGCGGCGGCACTCGCGGTGCGGCTTCGCGCAGGGGACTGA
- a CDS encoding carbohydrate kinase, with the protein MPIRLPSNRPADRFYRGGARLCAFRGEAPPAGREPEDWIASTTTVSGAALTGLTALPDGGGGRGILLRDAVAADPVHWLGGAHAQRWGADTRLLVKLLDAGQRLPVHAHPDDAFAAAHLGRAHGKAEAWYILSGGTVHLGLREDVDLDRLAQMVARQRTEELLALLHRVEVHPGDVVWVPPGELHAIGEGVLLLELQQPEDLSILLEWRGFALDGAADGHVGIGFDRALTAVTRRARSAAEIDELVHPAPVGHEGSVFPAAADAYFRLERRVVEGAAVVSAGFAVVVVTDGDVMIGGAPARAGTTWLVAAAEGDVVVSGRGELLVARPPAP; encoded by the coding sequence ATGCCCATCCGGCTGCCCTCGAACCGTCCCGCGGATCGCTTCTACCGCGGCGGCGCGCGCCTGTGCGCGTTCCGGGGCGAAGCGCCACCGGCCGGACGCGAACCGGAGGACTGGATCGCCTCCACGACCACGGTGTCCGGTGCGGCGCTCACGGGGCTGACGGCGCTTCCCGACGGCGGCGGAGGGCGCGGCATCCTGCTGCGCGATGCCGTCGCCGCCGACCCCGTGCACTGGCTGGGCGGTGCGCACGCGCAGCGGTGGGGTGCCGATACGCGTCTGCTCGTGAAGCTCCTCGACGCCGGTCAGCGCCTGCCCGTACACGCCCATCCCGACGACGCCTTTGCGGCCGCCCACCTCGGGCGCGCGCACGGAAAGGCCGAGGCCTGGTACATCCTCTCCGGCGGAACGGTGCACCTGGGGCTGCGTGAGGACGTCGACCTCGACCGGTTGGCGCAGATGGTGGCCCGCCAGCGCACCGAGGAGCTGCTGGCGCTGCTGCACCGCGTGGAGGTGCACCCGGGCGACGTGGTGTGGGTGCCTCCCGGAGAGCTGCACGCGATCGGTGAGGGCGTGCTCCTGCTGGAGCTGCAGCAACCCGAGGACCTCTCTATCCTTCTCGAGTGGCGCGGCTTCGCATTGGACGGCGCGGCCGATGGCCACGTGGGGATCGGGTTCGACCGTGCCCTCACCGCCGTCACCCGTCGGGCGCGCAGCGCCGCCGAGATCGACGAGCTCGTCCACCCGGCGCCGGTCGGGCATGAAGGGTCGGTGTTTCCCGCGGCGGCGGACGCGTACTTCCGTCTCGAGCGTCGCGTCGTCGAGGGTGCGGCCGTGGTCTCCGCGGGCTTCGCCGTCGTCGTGGTGACGGACGGCGACGTGATGATCGGTGGCGCCCCCGCTCGGGCGGGGACGACCTGGCTGGTCGCTGCGGCGGAGGGCGATGTGGTCGTCAGCGGCCGCGGTGAGCTCCTGGTCGCGCGACCGCCGGCGCCGTAG
- a CDS encoding PLP-dependent transferase has product MLVSTQPDSDDYGFDTRQVHAGEVDDRNHGARITPIYLTAAYRFDSFAQAEDRFTGAETGQLYSRNLNPTHEVAERRIASLEGGTGAIVVGSGQAAITALLLGLAGAGERLVSTASIYSGTRILFDRTFARLGVSTDYVRDPADVDEWERLITPQTKAIFVETIPNPKNDLVDVAAVARIARRHTIPLIVDNTVATPYLIRPLEHGADVVVHSSTKFLTGHGAALSGVIVDGGRFDWAGSSRDYPGLTAPAAPGRPALVDSHGARALEAYLRFGIVNDLGAALSPVNSFLLQQGIETLSLRMAKHLENAEIVAAWLARHPAVESVDFAALPSSPYHRIAQERFGGHAGSVFAFTVRGGRPAAERFFDGLRLISRMTNIGDVRSMALHPATTTHVSFPPEERERLGIGDGLIRLSIGIETASDLIADLDRALAASS; this is encoded by the coding sequence GTGCTGGTGAGCACGCAGCCCGACAGCGACGACTACGGCTTCGACACCCGCCAGGTGCACGCCGGCGAGGTCGACGACCGCAACCACGGCGCACGCATCACCCCCATCTACCTCACGGCCGCCTACCGCTTCGACTCGTTCGCGCAGGCCGAGGACCGCTTCACGGGAGCGGAGACGGGTCAGCTGTACTCCCGCAACCTCAATCCGACGCACGAAGTCGCCGAGCGCCGCATCGCCTCGCTCGAAGGCGGGACGGGAGCGATCGTCGTGGGCTCCGGTCAAGCGGCGATCACGGCGCTGCTGCTGGGGCTCGCCGGCGCCGGCGAGCGTCTCGTGTCGACCGCGAGCATCTACAGCGGCACGCGCATCCTCTTCGATCGCACCTTCGCCCGCCTGGGCGTGTCGACCGACTACGTCCGCGATCCTGCGGACGTAGACGAGTGGGAGCGTCTGATCACCCCGCAGACGAAGGCGATCTTCGTCGAGACGATCCCCAATCCGAAGAACGACCTCGTCGATGTCGCCGCGGTCGCCCGCATCGCACGGCGGCACACGATCCCCCTGATCGTGGACAACACCGTCGCGACCCCGTACCTCATCCGCCCGCTCGAGCACGGCGCCGATGTCGTCGTGCACTCCTCGACGAAGTTCCTCACCGGTCACGGCGCCGCCCTGTCGGGCGTCATCGTCGACGGCGGCCGCTTCGACTGGGCCGGCTCGTCGCGCGACTACCCGGGGCTGACCGCACCGGCCGCCCCCGGCCGTCCCGCGCTCGTGGACAGCCACGGCGCCCGTGCGCTGGAGGCGTACCTGCGCTTCGGCATCGTCAACGATCTCGGGGCCGCCCTGTCGCCGGTCAACTCGTTCCTGCTGCAGCAGGGCATCGAGACGCTGTCGCTGCGCATGGCGAAGCACCTCGAGAACGCCGAGATCGTCGCCGCGTGGCTCGCGAGGCATCCCGCCGTGGAGAGCGTCGACTTCGCGGCTCTGCCCTCGAGCCCCTACCACCGCATCGCACAGGAGCGCTTCGGCGGCCACGCCGGATCGGTGTTCGCGTTCACCGTCCGCGGCGGGCGGCCCGCCGCCGAGCGCTTCTTCGACGGCCTGCGCCTCATCAGCCGCATGACGAACATCGGCGATGTCCGCTCGATGGCACTGCATCCCGCGACGACGACGCACGTGTCGTTCCCGCCCGAGGAGCGGGAGCGGCTCGGAATCGGCGACGGACTCATCCGACTCTCGATCGGCATCGAGACGGCATCCGACCTCATCGCCGACCTCGACCGGGCGCTAGCGGCGTCCTCCTGA
- a CDS encoding helix-turn-helix transcriptional regulator — translation MSVRHSLLAILDQAPCYGYQLRAEFTRRTGASSLNVGQIYNTLERLERDGLVSKDDVDAQGHVYWRITDDGSAAVREWFDTPVERGEATRDELAVKVALAATLPGVDVLYLVRAQRAASQGRLDELTARYAGVDVDDPASVVGALPLSASLFTAESEVRWLAHVEERLSSPSIASLAQGLSSERPKRGRPARSAAATP, via the coding sequence ATGTCGGTGCGTCACAGCCTGCTGGCGATCCTCGATCAAGCGCCGTGCTACGGGTATCAGCTGCGCGCCGAGTTCACGCGACGCACCGGGGCGAGCTCGCTGAACGTCGGCCAGATCTACAACACCCTGGAGCGCCTGGAGCGCGACGGGCTCGTCTCCAAAGACGACGTCGACGCCCAGGGCCACGTGTACTGGCGCATCACGGACGACGGATCGGCCGCCGTGCGGGAATGGTTCGATACTCCTGTCGAGCGGGGGGAAGCAACCCGCGACGAACTGGCGGTGAAGGTCGCTCTCGCAGCGACCTTGCCCGGAGTCGATGTGCTGTACCTGGTGCGCGCGCAGCGTGCGGCATCTCAGGGGCGGCTCGACGAACTGACGGCGCGCTACGCCGGCGTGGATGTCGACGATCCGGCATCCGTGGTCGGAGCGCTGCCGCTGTCGGCGTCGCTGTTCACCGCCGAGTCGGAGGTGCGCTGGCTCGCACACGTCGAAGAGCGGCTGTCCAGCCCGTCGATCGCCTCGCTTGCGCAGGGGCTTTCGTCCGAGCGGCCCAAGCGGGGACGGCCGGCGCGGAGCGCCGCCGCGACTCCGTGA
- a CDS encoding DUF1992 domain-containing protein, with product MSEDPRLEAARYRIAQEARASGEGAPAVGATDVPAPAHGTPTAHDRAMYVETAIQQAIRRGDFDDLPGAGKPVEGLGDHHDPDWWIRRKIQNERLTGLGPAALMLRTEDAEFAQTLDALTREADVRAHVDDFNRRVVEARRQLQGGPPVVTATRDVDGEVAAWHERRRQRLAAASTPPSPPEPRRRRGLFRRR from the coding sequence ATGAGCGAGGATCCGCGCCTGGAGGCGGCGCGCTACCGGATCGCGCAGGAGGCGCGCGCGTCCGGCGAGGGTGCCCCGGCGGTGGGCGCCACCGATGTGCCTGCGCCCGCGCACGGCACGCCCACCGCCCACGACCGCGCGATGTACGTCGAGACGGCCATCCAGCAGGCGATCCGCCGCGGAGACTTCGACGATCTGCCCGGCGCCGGTAAACCGGTGGAAGGCCTCGGCGACCACCACGACCCCGACTGGTGGATCCGCCGCAAGATCCAGAACGAGCGCCTCACCGGCCTCGGACCCGCCGCGCTGATGCTGCGCACCGAGGATGCCGAGTTCGCGCAGACCCTCGACGCCCTCACGCGCGAAGCCGACGTGCGCGCCCACGTCGACGACTTCAACCGGCGCGTGGTCGAGGCCCGCCGCCAGCTGCAGGGCGGTCCGCCGGTGGTGACGGCGACCCGCGACGTCGATGGCGAGGTCGCGGCGTGGCACGAGCGTCGTCGGCAGCGCCTCGCGGCGGCATCCACCCCGCCGTCGCCGCCCGAGCCTCGACGCCGGCGCGGTCTGTTCCGCCGACGCTGA
- a CDS encoding flavin reductase family protein: protein MTSSPTAPIAVPVDAPAHHATDLTSPGFSSSLSAGEFKALFRGHPGGVAVITADAGDGPVALTATSVASVSAEPPLLIFSVSALSSSAAVLAKAETVVVHLLDAHDLDLARLGATSGVDRFDGSQPWSRLVTGEPVYHDVRAWVRCAVIERMDAGGSTVFAAHALQSQLERDVAPGEPGDALVYHNRTWHRLGEHSRIS from the coding sequence ATGACTTCGTCGCCCACCGCACCCATCGCCGTGCCGGTCGATGCCCCCGCGCACCACGCCACCGATCTCACCTCACCGGGTTTCTCCTCGTCGCTGTCGGCCGGCGAGTTCAAGGCGCTCTTCCGCGGCCACCCGGGCGGCGTGGCGGTCATCACCGCCGATGCCGGCGACGGACCGGTCGCGCTCACGGCGACGAGCGTCGCCAGCGTCAGCGCCGAGCCGCCGCTGCTGATCTTCTCGGTGTCCGCCCTGTCGTCGTCGGCCGCCGTGCTCGCCAAGGCCGAGACCGTCGTCGTGCATCTGCTCGATGCGCACGACCTCGACCTCGCCCGCCTCGGCGCCACCAGCGGCGTCGATCGCTTCGACGGGTCGCAGCCGTGGTCGCGGCTGGTCACCGGCGAGCCGGTCTACCACGACGTGCGCGCCTGGGTGCGGTGCGCCGTCATCGAACGCATGGATGCCGGGGGCTCCACCGTGTTCGCGGCACACGCACTGCAGTCGCAGCTCGAGCGCGACGTCGCCCCGGGAGAGCCCGGCGACGCGCTGGTCTACCACAACCGCACCTGGCACCGTCTCGGCGAGCACTCCCGCATCTCCTGA